The Phacochoerus africanus isolate WHEZ1 chromosome 15, ROS_Pafr_v1, whole genome shotgun sequence genome has a segment encoding these proteins:
- the ZNF891 gene encoding zinc finger protein 891, with product MAGFLATWFQGPVTFKDVAVEFTQEEWVMLDSAQRSMYRDVMLENYINLSSVEYHLCKPVISLLGQDLRTVKKIPQGTFPDQEIQLKTKESTSKQSILGENSSSATKMIRFTKNDRSSTIRKDWECCKIRKHPEGILSHMTLTQKKTASQKRSCDYHELEENSKLRSKLVFSKTVSSSKYCHKCYLDIECLKHNSVLNNYENTSVSERVCESHKYDSALWHLERTETAQNECTCSKLSIHFKHNMLPICNSFPMVDNCFECDKIKAFCQLSFFKQQKQTPTGGKHECNQCGKAYKRVSNFILHKISHMGEKQYECKDCGKVFCDSSTLRRHVRTHTGEKPYECNQCGRAFSQNTSLKAHVRIHTGEKPYECNHCGKSFGTSSYLVVHKRIHSGEKRYECSDCGKAFNTSSQLKVHKKRHTGENLHECNDCGKVYSGLSSLRMHLRTHTGEKPYECKECRKTFSVSSSLSRHVRTHTGEKPYECIQCGKLFSQNSSLVLHKRVHTRRESYRNPIT from the coding sequence ATGGCTGGATTCCTAGCAACCTGGTTTCAGGGACCAGTGACCTTTAAAGATGTAGCTGTGGAGTTCACCCAGGAGGAGTGGGTGATGCTAGACTCCGCTCAGAGAAGTATGTACAGAGATGTGATGTTGGAAAACTATATAAATCTCTCCTCAGTGGAATATCATTTATGCAAGCCTGTGATCTCCCTGTTGGGTCAAGATTTaagaactgtgaaaaaaattCCCCAAGGCACCTTTCCAGACCAGGAGATCCAACTGAAAACCAAAGAATCAACTTCTAAGCAGAGTATTTTGGGGGAAAATTCATCCAGTGCCACGAAAATGATAAGATTCACAAAGAATGATCGGTCTTCTACAATAAGAAAAGACTGGGAATGCTGTAAGATCAGAAAACACCCAGAGGGAATTTTGAGTCACATGACACTTACTCAAAAGAAGACAGCATCTCAGAAGAGATCCTGTGATTATCATGAATTAGAGGAAAACTCTAAACTTAGATCAAAACTTGTTTTTTCAAAGACAGTTTCCAGCAGTAAATATTGCCATAAGTGTTACTTAGATATCGAGTGTTTGAAACATAATTCAGTCCTAAACAATTATGAAAATACCTCAGTCAGTGAGAGGGTCTGTGAAAGTCATAAATATGATTCAGCTCTGTGGCATCTTGAAAGAACTGAAACAGCACAAAATGAGTGCACATGTTCCAAACTTAGTATACACTTCAAACATAATATGCTTCCAATATGCAACAGTTTTCCTATGGTGGACAATTGCTTTGAGTGTGATAAAATCAAAGCTTTTTGTCAACTTTCATTCTTTAAGCAACAGAAGCAAACTCCTACTGGAGGGAAACATGAATGTAATCAGTGTGGAAAAGCCTACAAAagagtttctaattttattttgcacAAGATAAGTCACATGGGTGAAAAGCAATATGAATGTAAAGACTGTGGGAAAGTCTTCTGTGATTCTTCAACCCTAAGGAGACATGTGAGAACTCACACTGGtgagaaaccttatgaatgtaatCAGTGTGGAAGAGCTTTCAGTCAAAACACATCTCTTAAAGCTCATGtgagaattcacactggagagaaaccttatgagTGTAATCATTGTGGAAAATCCTTTGGCACAAGCTCTTACCTTGTAGTCCACAAGAGAATACACAGTGGGGAGAAACGCTATGAATGCAGTGATTGTGGGAAAGCCTTCAACACAAGCTCTCAGCTTAAAGTTCACAAGAAAAGACACACTGGAGAGAATCTTCATGAATGCAATGACTGTGGGAAAGTGTATAGTGGTCTCTCATCTCTTAGAATGCATCTGAGAACTCATACTGGggagaaaccttatgaatgtaaaGAATGTAGGAAAACCTTCAGTGTTTCCTCTTCCCTTAGTAGACATGTGAGAActcacactggagaaaaacctTATGAATGTATTCAATGTGGAAAACTTTTCAGTCAGAATTCTTCACTTGTTTTACATAAGAGAGTTCATACTAGGAGAGAAAGTTACAGGAATCCTATAACTTAA